The window CGCCGCTCGCGCGCCGCGGTCCTTTGGCCGTACGTCGCGTGCAGCAGCGCGATCTCGTGGCCGAGCCGCGCGATCGCCGCCGTCACGGCGGAGTCCATCCCGCCGGAAACCAGGACCACCGCGCCCGGCGCCGCGCTCATACGCCTCTCTCCTCGCCCGGCCAAAGAAGCTTGTGCATCTGCAGCTGCATCCGCGCCGGCAGACGGTCTTCGAGAATCCACTCCGCGAGGTCGGCCGGGGCGAGTTCGCCGTGCACCGCGCCGAAGAGGATCTCGCCGCGGAACGCGGCCAACGGGCCGCGCGCGATCTCCCGCGCCCGTTCGTAGTCGGCGCGGCCGGAGACGACGAACTTCACCTCGTCGCCGGACCGCAGCCGCGCCAAGTTCGCCGCGTCCATCCGCCCGTCCATCCGCGAGCCGGGCAGCTTCACGTCCACGATCCGCGCCGCGCCTTCCGGCACGTCGTCGATGTTCCGGTCGCCGCCGGTCTCGACGGCGACGTCGAAGCCGTCGGCGAGCAGCCGGCGGACCAGCGGCGCGAACGACGGCTGGAGCAGCGGCTCGCCGCCGGTCAGGCAGAGACGGGGAACGCCGTAGGCCGCGATCGCGCCGCGCAGCTCGTCGAGCGTCCGCCACGTCCCTTCGCGAAACGCCCACGAGGTGTCGCACCAGCGGCAGCGCAACGCGCAGCCGGTGAGGCGCAGAAAGACGGTCGGCAGGCCGGCGCGGCTCCCCTCCCCCTGCAGCGAAAGAAAGAGCTCGGCGACGCGCAAACGGCGGAAACGGGCGCTTTTCCACGGCTCCGCCAGCCGCGCGCGGCGCGCCTCCCCGACGCTCACCGCCGTCCCTTCGCGCCGCGCTTCGACGCCCCCGGAACAGCTTCGGGGAGCGGCGCTTCGGCGCGCCACGATTCGACGGCGGCCCGCGACGGAGGCGCCGCGAGGCCGCCGAGGCGGCGCAGCACGAAGAGGTTCCGCGCGTCGTCGGCGAGGTCTTCTTCCTTTTCCGTTTCCAGCACGGCGGGCAGACCGTCGAAGCGCGGGTCGTTGGCCAGCCGCCAGAAGGCGGAAGGCCCGAGCTCGCCGAGGCCGATCTGCTCGTGGCGATCGACGCGCGAGCCGAGCCCCCTCTTCGAATCGTTGACGTGGAGCGCGTGCGGCCGTTCGAGTCCGACGACCGCGGCGAAGGCGCGCCACGTCCGCTCCCAACCCTCGTCCGTCGCGAGGTCGTAGCCGGCGGCGAAGGCGTGCGCCGTGTCGAAGCAGACGCCGACCCGCTCCGGCGCCTCGAGCCGGCCGCGGATCGCGGCGAGCTGCTCGAACGTCCGGCCGAGCGTCGTCCCCTGCCCCGCCGTGTTCTCGAGCAGGACCATCACGTCCGGCCCGCGCCGGCGGTGCAGCTCGTCGAGCGCCTCGGCCACGGCGGCGATCCCCGCCTCCTCCCCCGCGCCGACGTGGGCTCCGGGGTGCATCACCAAGTACGGCACGCCGAGCGCCGCGCAGCGGACGAACTCCTCCTCCAGCGCGTCGAGCGAGCGGCGCCGCAGGTCGTCGTCCGGCGACGCGACGTTGATCAGGTAGGAGTCGTGCGCCAGGACCGGCGCGAAGCGCGCCGCGGCCGCCGCCGCGCGGAAGGCGAGCGCGTCCTCCGCGGCGAGGGGGCGGGCGGCCCATTGGTTCGACGACTTCGTGAAGAGCTGCAGCGCCTCGCCGCCGACGGCGCGCGCCCGCAGGACGGCCAAGTGGAGGCCGCCGGCGATCGACATGTGCGAACCGAAGCGGGGCGCCATCGGGTCACCGCAGCTCGACGAGCGCCGCGTCCATGATCGCCGCGCGGCGGATCCACGCCTCGACCGGCGCGAGGAGGGCGTCGCCGCGGCCGCATCCCGGCGGCGTGAAGGCGGCGACCCGTTCCATCTCGGCGCCGCGCAGGAACGGCCCGGTCGCGCCGAACAGGCCGCCGCGCGCGAGCGCCAGATCGAGCGCGGCGAGCGCCTCGCCGCGGCGCGCCGCGGCGCGCCCGTCGCGCGCGAGCAGACGTTCGACGAGCGACCGCAGTTCCTCGAGCCGCGCGCACGGCGCCGCCGGCGCCTCGATCCGCAGCCGCGCCGCGGCCGCGCCGATCAGACGCGCCGCCGCGCCGCCGCCGAGCGTCCCTTCCGCGGCGAGCGGGCAAACCTCTTCGACCGCGCAGGCGCCGCCCGCGCCGCAGCGGCCGGAAACGACCCCGCACGCCTCGTCCACGGCCGCGCAGCGCGCGGCGGGCCACTCGGCCAACTCCGCGACCGCCGCCTCGACGAGCGCGGCGTCGTCCGAAAGACGTGCGAGCGCGCGCCGCCGGCGACGTCCCGGCGCCTCGGCGCAGGCCGCGAGGAGTTCGTCGAACCCCGCCCTCGGCGCGAGCGCGAGGCTCGATCGGCGCGCCCCGCTCACGCGACGCCCCCCATGCGCGCCCGCAGCGTTCCGGCGAGGCCACCGAAGGCGCCGTTCGACATCAGCGCCACGCGGTCGCCGGGGCGCAGGTCGCGCAGCACGCGCTCCGCGATCTCGGCCGGCGCCAGCGGCCCCGCGGCCGCCACGCCCCGCGCGCCGAGCTCCGCGGCGAGGCGCGCGACGTCGAGCCGCTCGCCGTCGCCGAACCGCTCCGGCCGATCGACCGCGCCGAGGTAGACGACGTCGGCCGCGGCGAGGGCGTCCACGAGCCGCTCCTGGAAGAACGAACGGACCATCGTGTTCGAGCGCGGTTCGACGCAGGCGACGAGACGTCCCGTCGCCGGGGTGCGCCGCCGCAGCGCGGCGAGCGTCGCCGCGATCGCCGTCGGATGGTGGGCGAAGTCGTCGTAGACCGCGGCCCCGTCGGCCCGGCCGATCAGTTCGAGGCGGCGCCGCGGCGGACGGAACCCGGCGAGCGAACGCGCCGCCTCCTCGAGCGGCGCGCCGGCGGCCGCGGCCGCCGCGAGGGCGGCGAGCGCGTTGCGCGCGTTGTGCGCGCCCCAGAGGGCGAAGCGGGCCGTTCCGGCCTCGCGCCCGTCGGCGACGACGCGGAACGTCTGCCCCGCCTCGTCCTCGACGAGCCCCTCGGCGCGCAGCGCGGCGCCTTCGCCGAGGCCGACCCGCACGACGCGGCAGCGCGCCGCGTCGGCGAGCCGCGCGGCGCGCGGATCGTCGCCGTGCACGACGAGCGTCCCGCCCGCCGGCACGAGCCGCACGAACCACGAGAAGGCCCGCAGCACGGCGGCCTCGTCGTCGTAGATGTCGGCGTGGTCGAACTCGACCGGGCCG of the bacterium genome contains:
- a CDS encoding 7-carboxy-7-deazaguanine synthase QueE: MSVGEARRARLAEPWKSARFRRLRVAELFLSLQGEGSRAGLPTVFLRLTGCALRCRWCDTSWAFREGTWRTLDELRGAIAAYGVPRLCLTGGEPLLQPSFAPLVRRLLADGFDVAVETGGDRNIDDVPEGAARIVDVKLPGSRMDGRMDAANLARLRSGDEVKFVVSGRADYERAREIARGPLAAFRGEILFGAVHGELAPADLAEWILEDRLPARMQLQMHKLLWPGEERGV
- a CDS encoding deoxyribonuclease IV, translating into MAPRFGSHMSIAGGLHLAVLRARAVGGEALQLFTKSSNQWAARPLAAEDALAFRAAAAAARFAPVLAHDSYLINVASPDDDLRRRSLDALEEEFVRCAALGVPYLVMHPGAHVGAGEEAGIAAVAEALDELHRRRGPDVMVLLENTAGQGTTLGRTFEQLAAIRGRLEAPERVGVCFDTAHAFAAGYDLATDEGWERTWRAFAAVVGLERPHALHVNDSKRGLGSRVDRHEQIGLGELGPSAFWRLANDPRFDGLPAVLETEKEEDLADDARNLFVLRRLGGLAAPPSRAAVESWRAEAPLPEAVPGASKRGAKGRR
- a CDS encoding Mur ligase domain-containing protein, coding for MGLWPAPWPRSAHFIGVGGVAMSALATVLKARGVDVRGSDRALYPPASDVLAAAGIELRTPFAAANLDPAPDLVVVGNAVSRGNPELERALDERLPLAAMAEVIERLLVPGKRVVAVAGTHGKTTTSSVVAFLLDAAGRDPSFIVGGAPGNFASGGRLGAGPELVLEADEYDTAFFDKGPKFLHYWPEVAVLGPVEFDHADIYDDEAAVLRAFSWFVRLVPAGGTLVVHGDDPRAARLADAARCRVVRVGLGEGAALRAEGLVEDEAGQTFRVVADGREAGTARFALWGAHNARNALAALAAAAAAGAPLEEAARSLAGFRPPRRRLELIGRADGAAVYDDFAHHPTAIAATLAALRRRTPATGRLVACVEPRSNTMVRSFFQERLVDALAAADVVYLGAVDRPERFGDGERLDVARLAAELGARGVAAAGPLAPAEIAERVLRDLRPGDRVALMSNGAFGGLAGTLRARMGGVA